The following DNA comes from Papaver somniferum cultivar HN1 chromosome 4, ASM357369v1, whole genome shotgun sequence.
AACAATGGGTATGTAACCGATATGAATGAAACACAATGACGTTTATGACAAATGATGCACATTTATATTAATTATGCAACCCTTATCTATGCAATTCCATCTAAATCTTATATGTGCGGTTTTGTCAATATTGCAGGCGGAGCTTGTGGGTATGGGAACTTGTTTGACAGTGGATATGGGACCAACACTGCAGCATTGAGCACAACATTGTTTAACAAGGGCTATGCATGTGGAACTTGTTTCCAAATGAAGTGTGTTAATTCCAAATGGTGTTATGGAGGTTCCCCATCTATAACTGTCACTGCTACAAACCTTTGCCCTCCTAACTGGTATCAAGATAGTAACAACGGTGGATGGTGCAACCCGCCTAGGACCCATTTCGACTTGGCCAAACCTGCTTTCATGAAATTCGCACAATGGAAAGCTGGCATTGTCCCTGTTACATACCGCAGGTACTTATATCATAAATTCGAGCATATTGGTAAATGAGATTTACTCATTTTGCTTAATTATAGCATTTGTTTACTTAACATGGTTATATTACTGTTTTGTAGGGTACCCTGTGCGAAACCTGGAGGACTCCGATTCAAGTTCCAAGGAAATGGGTATTGGTTATTAGTATATGTAATGAACGTTGCTGGAGGAGGAGATATATCAAACATGTGGGTGAAAGGAAGTAAATCAGGCAAATGGATCAGTATGAGTCATAATTGGGGTGCATCATACCAAGCATTTGCAGTTTTGGGAGGACAAGCTCTTTCATTCAGGGTTCAATCTTACAGTACTAAAGAAATCGTTACAGCTTCATATGTAGCACCTGCTAACTGGTATACAGGAATGACTTATAAGGCTAAGTCTTGGGAGAACTTTCACTAGTGAAAGTTGGTGCATATGACagggaaaataaggatttctcccTTTAACCAGAGGAGTTAGTTTTTACgattttcaaggtttttttttataaattacaAAGAATGCCCCACGGACAGTCGACCTTATTCTTAAAACTGACTGTTCGTTTGCGAGCTTGGCGAGTTGCGGTACTAGTGAAATAAGATTATTTTTGTATACGCATTCTCTCTGTTGCgcaatttttgtttcaatttcctTAAAATTTTTGAGGTATGATTACATTTTGTAGGTTCCTTTAAACTGGATTATAAGGGAATGGATatttgcaacaaaaaaaattatgaatcccttgtagttgcggaaaatcccacaactacacctgttgtaatgataataacacaaagcTTAAGTCATGTGTATCaactcaaacattaatgatattattcacCACTTTGACGCTAATATGATCTTCACAAACACTTTGTATTGAATGTATGGAGTTCTTACAATGATCACAAGATGAACTTATACACAACAATGTAGAAATATAAGATGAATGCTAAGTTCTAATAGTTTTCTCTTGGTTCTCTAGATGATTTTCTTAGCACTTGTCTCTTAACtgatctctctctttctctatcACTTTTGAACCCTAATGTAGGAAAATATATTAGTAGAAGACAACTAAGATTCACATGCAAGATCTTAGTTAACTGATCTTATTTCAGTTTGTCTTATTCACCAGGCTTTGGGAAGATGTCGCTATCCTTAGCGCTATTTGCTATGTCTTTTGCACAGCTCCTTTTGAACCGATCTTCGTTCTGTCTTCATCGCATGATTTTTTCTTCGTACTCTTTCTACATTGTCGCACTTATATTATTCGCCTTGATCTTTGATTATCGTAATAACTTCGTATTTGGAGCTGTCTTATCTGGGGCGAAGCTGAGTTATGTCTTGTGCGATATTTCGCTCATACATTTTGCCTCTTGTCGCGTTGTTCTTATGTAAGTGGAATAATGCAAGAATCCAAGCTTCGCATTTGTgacatttttccttcttttgcccgACATCTCTCCGGTTTTTCCGTATGATTATTTCCACGTGCAGTAACTTCACCTTTTCTCGATTTACACATCAAAGTTTCAATTCTTGACCGGTTACTGCTTCAGCCGGTTCGTCTGTTTCAATAAATATTTTCGAAGAGagagattcatcttcttcatcttatttcttcctctttgCTTCGACAGAACCTTTTTTCATAAAGTTTGTTTGTTTGAGAGATTTACCCTATGTCGAGCCAATCCACTATCCCTTCTTCTAATGAATCACCCCCCCAGTAAGTATATGTATTTTGCTTGAGTTTTTTACCTGGATTTTTTTTTCCTGCCGCTGTTAGTGTTCTTGGTACTTTGTTTAATTTTAGTATTCACATACTTAAATCTGTTACCTCAGACGTAATCCATCCAAACCTCCGTGAATCCTGCTGGTGACCGGAAGAGGGTGACGCAAAAGGATTCTCGAAAACGGAAGCTTTCTCCGGGTAAAGAGGGTTCTCCTCAAAAGAAGAGAGATTCGCGCAGCAGGGCCCTCGTGCATGTTGTGAGTCCCCTAACGCTGATGCCACCGGATTTTGTTGCACAAGCAAAGGGCGAGATAACTGATAGTCTTTCGCCTCGACCTCTTTCTACACTTGCTCCTGATCGTGCTTATGAAGGCTCTTCTGCGGCGATAGCATGCTTTTCTCCTGATGTTTTTGTCGCGAAGGATGAGCAGGCCGCTGGTTCTGTTGTGGCCAATGCGTCTGCTGAAGTTTCGCATTGGTCTGGATTAATCTCTATTACACGAGGTATGTCGCCTCCAAAGACTGATTCTTAGTCGCCCCAACTTTCCAAGCGCGATAAACTGATCGTTGTTGAATTTGAGGTAAGTGTTTCTCGTATTGGTATCATCTTTTCTCCCTTTATCTGTTGGTATCGGCTCTGATGGTCTGGTTTTGCAGGACTTTTGTCGTCGTTTGGTTCAGACAAAAGAGTTCTACAAGTCTGAAAAAACTATAGATGATCTAAGAGAGCAGGTGTCCAGACTGTCAGTTGAGGTGAAGGATGTTGCCAAATTTCGTGCGAAGAATGAGGAGCTTAAAAGTGAGGTTTTGCGAACTTTAGTATTTTCCATGTACATTTTTGCTTTTGTATCGCTCTTCTTGATTTTAAGCCTTTCGTGCTTAAGCTCTAAACTGAAAACGTACATCCGAGCGATATGAGTTTGAATTTGCCGCGAAAGATGCCAGAGGCGAATGCGTCACCTTAAAGGCTCAAATTAATCAACTAGAGAATGATCGCTTATGCTTACATAATCGAGTAGTGGGACTTCAGATTGATAATTCTGGCTGGCGTGCTCGTTTGGATCAACATTGTTCCTTGTATGGTCAACTTTCCAGGGCTCTAGAGGTGTGCAATATGCTAAGTCGCTCTCTTCTGGACGAGAATCGGACCTTTTCGGATGACAATCACGGTTTGAAGGATAATAAGATTTCTTTTGACGGTGCATATTATAGGCTTCACCGAGATCGCAATTTATTAGAGAGTTCTCTTCGCTCTCAAAAGAATGTATTCGATGATTTGGCGTCGAAGTTAGCGAAATTGTCGGAGGAGAGAGATGAGATTCGCCAAAGTAGAGACAACGCATTAAAAGATCTGCAGTTACTTCAAAATGTTAATCATTATCCTGTAGTTTCACATGATCATTGTGTAGTTGTTTCGCAGAATGAAGGTAGTCGCAAGGGCTGCCATAATTGCTGCCTCagtgtttttttttctatttaagTTTTGCCGTCCTGATACATCTTTTTCGCAGGAGAGGTTGCCACACTGAAGAAGAAGCTTGCGGCTTCCCAGGAGGAGTTGTCTAAGGCTCACAGAAAGCGGGATTCTTCCTCTCGACGACTATCTACAGTTTCTCGTTTGGTAGCCGATGTCTGGAGCGTGATGATTTAAGATGGGCGAAAGAGGAGCTGGAGCGTTCTTATGCTTCTCTACACCAGGAATTCCAGTCTTTCGTGGAAGGGGTTGCCCGGAAATATTTCAAGGCGTCTTAACTATGTGTGAATGAGGAGTCTCAGCTCGCAGTTAATTGGGTTTGCGATAAGCATGGGCTCCCGCATGTAGATTATCCTCAGGTTCCTGTTAGCGATGACGAAGAGGATGAAGATCTGAACACGACTTCATCTCTGGGCGAGCATATTGAGAATGAGGAATTTGGAAGACCGTACTCAGGATGGTGGTGGTGATATCGTGAGTCAACAAGCCACTGATGGTGTTAATGTCTTGGAGCAAGCTGCTCATTATGTGCCCGAGACCACTGATTCTTCTTCAGTTGTTCCTGATGCCATTCCTTCgtagattttttcttctttccccCTTTCTCTATTTGTGGACGTCTTTATAATTCGTTCCTGTATCTGGTTGCTCCCAAGATTGGGGGGcgtaatttgattttgatttccccTTTTTATTTCTGTGTTCAAAAATGGGGCAAGTAATCCTAACTCTACTTCTATCTGTTATATATTTAAATTTCGAAATGCATGTCAGTATGTTTCTAGGCGTATGACTGAGGAGATGAGAagcatatgaattttagtattcccatacttgcctataCTTTCCACTTCTGAAGGGAGACTAGTATTCTATCATGTTACGCGAATACGGTTTATGTAAACGATACTTCAACAATGCTTGAGGGAGAATATTTATTTAACAAATACTAGAGTACTACGACATTGAAGTTAGGTTTTAACGAATACTAGAGTAATACGAGTAGTAGGTAAGGTGGAAATTAAATTTATATCTGTTTCCCATAATGCCATTCGTGTGTACGAGGTTATGCCATGTTTTTGGGGTTTGATACATATGCGAATCAAGTCTTTATTATGATTGGATATAGTATGTGTCACATGGTATCATGATGACATAGGCATTCAAGTATTTCCCATCATGTTATGGTGATTAAAATATCCTACTTTGTAAGTTAGATAATACTTAGCTCAAGATGAATGTTTTTCGTTCGTGCCTCAACGTGACTTTCTCACTGCCTCAGTTTCCTACGCGATCCTTTATTATTTATATTCGCATGATCTTTATAGGTCTTATTTGCCTCACAAGTAAGGTCTTATTGCCTTCCCCACATATAGAACTTAAAGGTCGCCTTGGGTAGGGTTTTCCACCTGTTAGGCGACGAAATCTTAGTTCCATGTGCTCTTGCGAGTCATTTGCCATCGATCTCGCCTTAACTGTGTTAGTAGTTTTACCTCCTCAGGTCGTATTTGCAACAATATACCAGGTCTTAGATACTTCTGTGAGTAAAATTCCCCAACATATTGTCGTCTTTAACACAAtttagctccctaatggaggtgaCGTCTATTTATGTTCCCCCTGAATTGCCCTTTCAAGGAGGTCACCTCTAACCATTTCAGTTGGGCTCCTCCCATTCAGTTATTCAACAACCAGTATTGTCGTGACCCCGTGCCTTTCTCCTATGTGGCTTATGGGTACAAgatcacaccctaagtggggtttctttggaccgAGTGTATCCAAGTCAGGAACTCCTTCTACTCCACTGGTCATGTTTCTACACCCCGTGCCGGAGAAATTATTCGCTGAGTGGTTCGTTCTCAGTGGCCTCCAACGAATAGGATTTTGTTTCTCCCCAATATAAGTGACTTCTCCAGGATTTTCCAATATGACGCGCGTTAGGGCTTAGGG
Coding sequences within:
- the LOC113273653 gene encoding putative expansin-A30, with amino-acid sequence MAFCFSFSSCNSINFLLISIALSLLITEPTITQAATYGSVVKFRASSWKYAHATFYGDETARETMGGACGYGNLFDSGYGTNTAALSTTLFNKGYACGTCFQMKCVNSKWCYGGSPSITVTATNLCPPNWYQDSNNGGWCNPPRTHFDLAKPAFMKFAQWKAGIVPVTYRRVPCAKPGGLRFKFQGNGYWLLVYVMNVAGGGDISNMWVKGSKSGKWISMSHNWGASYQAFAVLGGQALSFRVQSYSTKEIVTASYVAPANWYTGMTYKAKSWENFH